From one Dermacentor variabilis isolate Ectoservices chromosome 3, ASM5094787v1, whole genome shotgun sequence genomic stretch:
- the LOC142574591 gene encoding uncharacterized protein LOC142574591, which translates to MDIAHAVKVDAEPEPTQNRETKVIMAHQLPDFEEGKDKWKPYLIKVGAYFEANAIEDSTKKRALLVAALNTHTIQVLAGKVAPRNPNALTYEEVVEVLIEHYSPKRHEITESYKFFSRCQAEGEPVNEFLVDIRRIADNCNFGSALDRMLRDRIVCGMRAGALQKQLLAQRELTLQDAEAMALAAEAADRRLPVLGELALQVCHKGVTVKCALTVLDCAGPSLCGRDLIQRLNSAGAPVVSFLENSAATNDSSESSVNSIFNDYNDVFSEELGLIKGPPASLHMKEGAVPKFCKARPIPYALRERVSLELDRLVSVGVLSPVAHSEWATPIVVVLKKDGAAERNYSQLEREALALVFGVTKLRDYLLGREFTLVTDHQPLLGLLKSDKQTPTMAAARIQRWALHLGAYRYRLQYAPGRQMLNADALSRLPQRSSESDDDGEPPEYVLSLNQLNNGTITTRPKEDQDDWLPLPASELYTRNYGVGSKWTPGHVKATSGARMVTVETSDGVIQRHVDQVRPRQEVPGVKPTVTTTTTHRSEPDQATQLQHPETVNPDEGITARRIPNGTRSPDFAAPDIPVAPLHTGVAQQTLRSSTREHKPVQRFHF; encoded by the exons atggacATCGCCCATGCAGTGAAAGTCGACGCTGAACCGGAACCCACGCAGAACCGAGAAACCAAGGTCATCATGGCTCACCAACTTCCCGACTTCGAAGAAGGCAAAGATAAGTGGAAGCCGTACCTTATTAAAGTAGGAGCATACTTCGAAGCGAATGCGATTGAAGACTCGACTAAGAAAAGAGCATTGCTTGTTGCTGCGTTAAATACGCATACGATCCAAGTGCTGGCAGGGAAGGTGGCTCCACGCAACCCAAATGCATTGACGTATGAAGAAGTCGTCGAAGTTTTGATTGAGCACTACAGTCCCAAAAGACACGAAATCACCGAAAGCTACAAGTTCTTCAGTCGTTGTCAAGCGGAGGGCGAGCCTGTTAATGAATTCCTGGTAGACATTCGCCGAATAGCTGAcaattgcaattttggcagtgctttgGATCGCATGCTTCGAGATCGCATTGTTTGTGGAATGCGGGCAGGTGCCCTGCAGAAGCAGCTACTGGCACAGCGAGAATTAACGCTACAAGACGCTGAAGCGATGGCCCTTGCAGCTGAGGCTGCGGATA GACGCCTTCCAGTACTTGGGGAGCTTGCGCTCCAGGTTTGTCATAAAGGTGTGACAGTGAAGTGTGCGCTGACAGTCTTGGACTGTGCGGGACCAAGCCTCTGCGGTCGCGATTTAATCCAGCGGCTGAACAGCGCAGGTGCTCCAGTGGTTAGTTTTTTAGAGAACTCGGCGGCAACAAATGACTCGAGCGAATCCAGCGTGAACAGCATATTCAATGACTACAACGACGTGTTCTCCGAGGAACTGGGGCTAATCAAGGGTCCTCCAGCCAGCCTGCACATGAAGGAAGGCGCCGTACCCAAGTTCTGCAAGGCCAGACCCATTCCATACGCGCTACGCGAGCGAGTGTCACTCGAGCTAGACCGTTTAGTTTCTGTGGGCGTGCTGTCGCCGGTGGCACACTCTGAATGGGCAACGCCCATAGTCGTAGTGCTTAAGAAAGACGGCGCA gcggagcgcaactattcgcagCTTGAGCGAGAGGCACtggcactggtattcggcgtcACGAAACTCCGCGACTACCTTCTAGGTCGGGAATTTACCTTAGTGACTGACCACcagccattgttgggcctgctgaAATCGGACAAGCAGACGCCCACAATGGCCGCCGCACGGATACAACGTTGGGCACTCCACCTGGGGGCCTACCGCTACCGGCTGCAGTATGCACCAGGACGACAGATGCTGAACGCTGACGCCCTCAGCCGACTTCCGCAAAGATCTTCGGAATCTGACGATGACGGTGAGCCGCCCGAATATGTGCTGTCGCTAAACCAGCTGAACAATGGCACCATAACAACGC GGCCAAAAGAGGACCAAGATGACTGGCTGCCGCTACCTGCAAGTGAATTGTATACCCGCAATTACGGTGTGGGGAGCAAGTGGACGCCCGGTCATGTGAAGGCGACGTCGGGAGCGAGGATGGTGACCGTGGAAACATCAGACGGAGTCATCCAGCGGCACGTGGACCAGGTCCGCCCTCGACAGGAAGTACCAGGCGTCAAACCAACAGtaactacaaccaccacacatcgCAGTGAGCCGGACCAAGCAACACAACTACAGCATCCAGAAACGGTGAATCCGGATGAAGGCATAACCGCTCGGCGCATTCCAAATGGCACCCGTTCTCCAGACTTTGCGGCACCAGATATTCCAGTGGCCCCGTTGCATACAGGTGTCGCCCAACAAACTCTGCGAAGCTCAACGAGAGAACACAAGCCAGTGCAACGCTTTCATTTCTGA